The proteins below are encoded in one region of Dioscorea cayenensis subsp. rotundata cultivar TDr96_F1 chromosome 18, TDr96_F1_v2_PseudoChromosome.rev07_lg8_w22 25.fasta, whole genome shotgun sequence:
- the LOC120282967 gene encoding mannose-specific lectin TAR1-like has product MASRAILILSLCATLGLLAPACKATDFVLYSNPATALLPGQSFSYDMTPIGLPYGPADLVMRKDCNLVSHYKGEFAWASNTSGAADYCYLTVSNYGAAVIKGNYHYPVWTSPITSNISGDYVLILQWNGGLATYGPSIWSSTNKAELGSIEIKNETKDYVVYSYSVLPIGPIATYKDFHLVLEDSCNLVLRRIDSGKVLWQTNKYSDSHDCFVTLDGNGELFVKHRRREILWRSNSRSTPGLYVFVLRYDARLVIYGSQIWTTKPFW; this is encoded by the coding sequence atggCGTCAAGGGCCATCCTCATCCTTTCCTTGTGTGCCACCCTTGGGCTCCTTGCACCAGCATGCAAGGCCACTGACTTTGTTCTCTACTCAAACCCTGCCACTGCCCTCCTCCCGGGCCAAAGCTTCTCATATGACATGACCCCCATCGGCCTCCCTTACGGTCCAGCGGATCTGGTCATGCGGAAGGACTGCAACCTGGTGAGCCACTACAAAGGTGAATTTGCCTGGGCCAGCAACACAAGCGGAGCTGCAGACTACTGCTACCTCACGGTCAGCAACTACGGCGCTGCGGTCATCAAGGGCAACTACCACTACCCAGTCTGGACCAGCCCCATCACCAGCAATATCTCCGGTGACTACGTTCTAATCCTTCAGTGGAACGGCGGGCTCGCCACCTACGGCCCCAGCATCTGGTCCAGCACTAACAAAGCAGAGCTCGGCAGCATTGAGATCAAGAACGAGACCAAGGACTACGTGGTCTACTCGTATTCAGTGCTGCCAATTGGACCCATAGCCACGTATAAGGACTTCCATCTGGTCCTTGAAGACAGCTGCAACCTTGTCCTCCGCCGCATTGATTCTGGCAAGGTGTTGTGGCAGACCAACAAGTACAGTGACTCCCATGACTGCTTCGTCACGCTTGATGGCAACGGCGAGCTGTTTGTCAAGCATAGACGCCGGGAGATACTGTGGAGATCCAATTCCAGGTCTACACCAGGCCTTTACGTGTTTGTGCTGCGTTATGATGCTCGTCTTGTCATCTATGGCTCTCAGATTTGGACTACCAAACCCTTCTGGTAA